Proteins from one Microcoleus sp. FACHB-672 genomic window:
- a CDS encoding beta-ketoacyl-ACP synthase III, with product MNQLGLGVAITGSGSATPAASLDNHRLSQIVETSDEWISARTGIRSRHLADAEQSLSDLATVASQQAIAMAGISPAEIDLIILATSSADDLFGTAGKIQAQLGALQAVAFDMTAACSGFIFGLVTASQFIRTGVYKNVLLIGADILSRWVDWSDRRTCILFGDGAGAVILQADERDRLLGFELRSDGTQNSSLQLAYEPQPQALLEGTTIAKGTYQPITMNGQDIYRFAVRKVPEVIEKALHRANLGVEQIDWLLLHQANQRILDAVAERLKIPPQKIISNLEKYGNTSAASIPLALDEAVREGKVKAGDIIASAGFGAGLSWGATIFEWGR from the coding sequence TTGAATCAATTAGGGTTAGGCGTTGCCATCACCGGAAGTGGCTCAGCAACACCGGCAGCTAGCCTTGATAATCACCGGCTCAGTCAGATTGTGGAAACGTCGGATGAGTGGATCAGCGCTCGCACCGGCATTCGCTCTCGCCATTTAGCCGACGCGGAACAATCATTGTCCGATCTGGCTACGGTTGCATCCCAACAAGCCATCGCGATGGCAGGGATCTCGCCGGCAGAAATTGATCTGATTATTCTGGCCACCTCTAGCGCAGATGACTTGTTCGGCACGGCTGGCAAAATTCAGGCCCAGTTAGGTGCTCTCCAAGCCGTTGCCTTTGATATGACAGCAGCCTGTTCTGGCTTTATTTTTGGCCTCGTCACAGCCAGCCAGTTTATCCGCACCGGCGTCTACAAAAACGTCCTACTCATTGGCGCGGATATCCTCTCTCGCTGGGTCGATTGGTCAGACCGGCGCACTTGCATATTATTTGGAGATGGTGCCGGTGCTGTCATCTTGCAGGCCGATGAACGCGACCGCTTGCTGGGATTTGAACTCCGCAGCGATGGCACCCAAAACAGCAGCCTTCAACTTGCCTACGAACCCCAACCGCAAGCGTTGCTCGAAGGCACCACTATCGCCAAAGGCACCTACCAACCGATTACCATGAACGGCCAAGATATCTACCGCTTTGCCGTTAGAAAAGTGCCAGAAGTCATCGAAAAAGCTTTACATCGGGCAAATCTGGGTGTTGAGCAAATCGACTGGCTGCTACTGCATCAAGCCAATCAGCGTATCCTTGATGCTGTCGCAGAACGTCTAAAAATTCCCCCTCAAAAAATTATCAGCAATCTTGAAAAGTACGGCAATACTTCCGCCGCTTCCATTCCTTTAGCGCTTGATGAAGCCGTGCGGGAAGGCAAAGTCAAAGCCGGCGATATTATTGCCAGTGCTGGCTTTGGTGCCGGTTTAAGTTGGGGCGCGACGATTTTTGAATGGGGCCGATAA
- the plsX gene encoding phosphate acyltransferase PlsX — translation MGSTRARIAIDAMGGDHAPDEIVAGALKAQEELGVEVLLVGDPQQIEASLKQHTNSTRPEIVPAEGTIEMHEEPLGALKRKPKASINVAMDLVKQQKADAVISAGHSGAAMAAALLRLGRLPGIDRPAIGAVLPTIVPDRPVLILDVGANVDCRPKFLEQFAVMGTIYSQYVLGVSEPKVGLLNIGEEPCKGNELALRTYQILKDNPQIPFVGNAEGRDVLSAKFDVIVCDGFAGNILLKFAEAVGEVVLQVLRDELVQGLNGKIGTALLKPNLKRIKQRIDHVEHGGGLLLGVAGVCIISHGASQAPTIFHAIRLAKEAVDNQVLERIQSKYQKKDRQSAVTRD, via the coding sequence ATGGGATCGACGCGAGCACGGATTGCAATTGACGCGATGGGCGGGGATCACGCCCCCGACGAGATAGTTGCTGGAGCGCTCAAGGCCCAGGAGGAATTGGGCGTAGAAGTTTTGCTGGTTGGTGATCCCCAGCAAATAGAAGCCTCCCTCAAGCAACACACCAACTCCACACGGCCAGAAATTGTGCCGGCTGAAGGCACGATCGAAATGCATGAGGAGCCTTTGGGAGCGCTCAAACGCAAACCCAAAGCTTCGATTAATGTGGCAATGGATTTGGTGAAACAACAGAAAGCCGATGCTGTCATTTCTGCCGGCCACTCAGGAGCGGCAATGGCCGCCGCCCTGTTGCGATTAGGACGGCTACCGGGAATTGACCGACCGGCAATTGGTGCGGTTTTACCAACCATCGTGCCGGATCGACCAGTGTTGATTCTCGATGTGGGAGCCAATGTTGATTGCCGTCCCAAATTTTTAGAGCAGTTTGCAGTAATGGGGACGATTTACAGTCAGTACGTGCTGGGTGTAAGCGAACCTAAGGTGGGATTACTCAACATTGGTGAAGAACCTTGTAAAGGCAATGAGCTTGCCCTGCGTACCTACCAAATTCTGAAAGATAACCCGCAAATTCCTTTCGTTGGCAATGCCGAGGGCCGCGATGTGCTATCGGCTAAGTTCGATGTCATCGTTTGTGATGGCTTTGCCGGCAACATCTTGCTAAAGTTTGCCGAAGCGGTGGGAGAAGTCGTGCTGCAAGTGCTGCGTGATGAATTGGTGCAGGGACTTAACGGCAAAATAGGCACAGCACTGTTGAAACCCAACCTCAAGCGAATCAAGCAGCGAATTGACCATGTTGAACATGGCGGTGGCTTGCTGTTAGGGGTTGCCGGTGTTTGCATCATCAGCCACGGCGCATCCCAAGCACCCACAATTTTTCACGCAATTCGCTTGGCTAAGGAAGCCGTTGATAACCAGGTGCTGGAGCGAATTCAGTCCAAGTATCAAAAAAAAGACCGGCAATCAGCCGTAACTAGGGACTAG
- the fabD gene encoding ACP S-malonyltransferase, giving the protein MTKTAWVFPGQGSQAIGMGIDLLEVPAAKAKFEAAEGILGWSVPEICQSEEDKLSRTLYTQPCLYVVESILADLMREKGHQPDLVAGHSLGEYVALYAAKVLDFEQGLRLVKRRAELMDGAAGGQMAALMGFDREQLDREIEQTPDIVLANDNSSAQVVISGTPEAVEQVLANVKCKRGVKLNVSGAFHSPLMAPAAAEFQQVLESIPFVDASVPVLSNVDPTPAVEAAALKDRLMRQMTGSVRWREIMLRLPSEGIERAVEIGPGKVLTGLIKRTCPDIALENISGVEQLPD; this is encoded by the coding sequence ATGACAAAAACTGCATGGGTGTTTCCCGGACAAGGTTCTCAAGCCATTGGGATGGGAATCGATTTATTAGAAGTGCCGGCAGCAAAAGCCAAATTTGAGGCGGCTGAGGGAATTTTAGGTTGGTCTGTTCCAGAAATTTGCCAAAGCGAGGAAGATAAATTATCCCGCACCCTTTACACTCAGCCTTGCTTGTATGTCGTTGAGAGCATTCTGGCTGATTTGATGCGGGAAAAAGGGCATCAGCCGGATCTGGTTGCCGGCCACAGTTTGGGAGAATATGTCGCCCTTTATGCGGCAAAGGTACTTGACTTTGAACAAGGTTTGCGCTTAGTCAAACGTCGGGCTGAACTGATGGATGGTGCCGCCGGCGGACAGATGGCAGCACTAATGGGATTTGATCGTGAGCAGCTAGATCGAGAAATTGAGCAAACGCCTGACATTGTCCTGGCAAACGATAACAGTTCCGCTCAAGTGGTCATTTCTGGCACCCCAGAAGCAGTGGAACAAGTTTTGGCCAATGTCAAGTGCAAACGTGGCGTTAAATTAAACGTTTCGGGTGCATTTCACTCGCCCCTGATGGCACCGGCAGCAGCAGAATTTCAGCAAGTCTTGGAATCCATCCCCTTTGTAGACGCCTCCGTGCCGGTGCTCTCGAACGTAGATCCCACACCGGCAGTTGAAGCAGCCGCCTTAAAAGATCGCCTGATGCGGCAAATGACCGGCTCGGTGCGGTGGCGAGAAATCATGCTGAGATTGCCCTCAGAAGGCATTGAGCGAGCCGTAGAAATCGGACCCGGTAAAGTTCTCACCGGCTTGATTAAACGCACCTGCCCTGATATCGCTTTAGAAAATATCAGTGGCGTTGAGCAATTGCCTGATTAA
- a CDS encoding D-alanyl-D-alanine carboxypeptidase yields the protein MLTLLSSGLLSVWLDMAGVQTPGLDAFSLVAGPGIPGFVIAGDPEPATDATLKQYLQSLVAKGIVKDTQGVWIQSASTLLASNQGTVPLPAASLTKIATSLAALEKWGHAHQFETFVNATGPVKDGVLQGDLVIAGDSDPFFVWEEAFAVGNALNKMGIKRVTGNVVITRNFSMNAEPDPTTSGEHFKQALDPSLWEEDAEFVFSSLPPGTPKPKVEIAGTVKIGKAGGTPVLRHRSLSLAEILRQMNIYSNNEMAQMLADGVGGANVVKERAAKAAGVPPEEIQLVNGSGLGQENRVSPRAACAMFMAIQRYLQPSHLTIADLFPVSGQDGGTLDYRHIPPASVVKTGTLWDVSALAGVLPTRTHGILYFAIINRGADVDGFRTQQDKLLQRLQQQWGIPLTPVAGITTKHPINPDFSSAGAANRNEVLLGG from the coding sequence ATGCTGACGTTATTGAGTTCAGGTTTGCTATCTGTGTGGCTGGATATGGCAGGAGTCCAAACACCTGGGCTAGATGCCTTCTCGCTAGTAGCCGGCCCAGGCATTCCTGGATTTGTGATTGCCGGCGATCCCGAACCGGCAACGGACGCCACACTCAAGCAATACCTACAATCTTTGGTGGCAAAGGGAATCGTTAAAGATACTCAAGGTGTATGGATTCAATCGGCTTCAACATTGCTAGCCAGCAACCAGGGGACGGTTCCTCTCCCCGCTGCCTCTCTGACGAAGATTGCCACGTCTCTAGCCGCGCTGGAAAAGTGGGGTCATGCTCATCAGTTTGAGACGTTTGTGAACGCGACTGGGCCGGTTAAGGATGGGGTTTTGCAAGGAGACTTGGTAATTGCCGGCGACAGTGATCCTTTCTTTGTCTGGGAGGAAGCTTTCGCCGTGGGGAACGCTCTCAACAAGATGGGAATCAAGCGGGTGACGGGCAATGTAGTGATTACTCGCAACTTTTCGATGAATGCTGAACCCGATCCCACGACAAGCGGGGAGCATTTCAAGCAAGCACTCGACCCCAGCCTTTGGGAAGAGGATGCAGAATTTGTGTTTTCCAGCTTGCCACCGGGAACCCCTAAGCCAAAAGTTGAGATTGCCGGCACGGTTAAAATTGGCAAAGCCGGCGGCACCCCTGTACTGCGACACCGTTCGCTTTCCCTGGCTGAAATCTTGAGGCAGATGAACATTTACAGTAACAATGAAATGGCTCAGATGTTAGCCGATGGAGTTGGGGGAGCAAACGTTGTGAAAGAACGCGCCGCAAAAGCTGCCGGTGTGCCCCCAGAAGAAATTCAGCTCGTTAATGGTTCCGGACTCGGACAAGAAAATCGCGTTTCCCCCAGAGCCGCCTGTGCCATGTTTATGGCGATTCAACGTTATCTGCAACCGTCTCATTTGACGATTGCTGATCTGTTTCCTGTATCGGGGCAAGATGGTGGCACCCTGGACTACCGGCACATCCCGCCAGCATCTGTGGTGAAAACCGGCACACTTTGGGATGTTAGTGCTCTTGCCGGTGTCCTTCCTACACGCACTCACGGGATTCTTTATTTTGCCATTATCAATCGCGGTGCAGATGTTGATGGTTTCCGCACCCAACAAGATAAGCTGCTACAGCGCCTCCAACAGCAGTGGGGAATCCCCTTAACCCCAGTTGCAGGGATTACAACAAAGCACCCGATTAATCCTGATTTCAGCAGTGCCGGTGCCGCTAACCGTAACGAAGTTCTATTGGGAGGATAG